The Arachis ipaensis cultivar K30076 chromosome B03, Araip1.1, whole genome shotgun sequence region AATTCTATTTCGTTTTGTACTATTTATTTACAGACCGGTCACTATTTTGGAAGACCTAATTGgtactttttttttcaagaacTAATTAGTTCAAGGTCAACATTTTCAAAGATCTAATTGTTACTTTACTCTAAAACTAATAtcatttaaaattaatataacatCGCTAcatcaattaaaattaaaattatgcaaAAGTTGATATATCAATGACGATAAAAATTTATATGCAGTTCTTTTTATAGAAAGTTGCTTGTTAAAAATCGTTAAATTGTTTGATATGTTTGACtaacttattatttaataattctcAACTATTAACCTAAAGATAACTATAAGTGAGTTTTCACCATTTAGGGATAGTAATGAGGCGGGTAGGGGCGGGATTTTGCCCTACCTAACCCGTCCCGTCCTACAATAATCTGTATCGAACCCGTCTCACTTCTATTCGCGGATAGTAAAAAGTTAAATCCTAACCCGCTCTTGTGGGTATTCGTCCCGCCCTTATCCAttcctataattattaaaatctaacaaataaaattaaattttaaactttatataactatcatcacatacataatataaattaaagtaaaaacttAAAAATGAAGAGGTGGTGGGAAACACAGGGTGGAGTAGAACTAGGCAGCATAATAGAGATCCTAGAGTTTGAAACTGAGAAGAGTATTGTCGTGATGTCGGCTGGAAAATGAGTCATTCTCTATTTTTGTAGATCATCTCTCTGAAGATATATCGAAGAAGGAATTGTACCACTTGTTCAACTGGACTGAACGTATAAATCATAAGCTTCTATGATTTTATTTTACAATATTAtgcacataaaaataattattaaaataacttCTAGTGATAATGACCAAAAATAGATCAAATAACTTATAAACTAATTGTTACTGATGTCAAAATATATTCTCATTTTGGGAATTTCACCACtattttttgtctttattttgactttgaaattaaattttaaacgATTCTACACTTGAAAATATTGAAATAGAAAATTTTAGCCTTATGTAATTACTCTTCATCatcataattataaaataaaattttctaatGATTCTTATaacttaaattaaaaattaatgttAACCATGATAATTCATACATTTCATCTAATGATAATTaaacatattataaaaaataatttatccaTTGTTTTAGAAAAATTtagataaaatttatttttttgtatttattgttCAACTAAATACTACATGATGCGTCGTATTCCTTTATTAGATCGAAAGGATCAGAGCGCAACATTTTGTATGCCTTATATTGTCTTGACAAAGTTTTTAAATATCATATTTTGtaatacttaaaaaaaataattattgttgtaattaatttttattttcctttgtttttgttGTTAAATAATAGGAAAAATGGGTTTCCATTTTCCCAACAATGGTTAAAAAAGCAGATACAATCGAAGTACTCAACACCGGTTTGCCACAGACCCGAAGTGGAGCCTTGCAACTGGTAATTAGTAAGAATATAAAACATTGAATTAAAACCCTAAGTCTCTTTAGGTAATTAACATTAATATTGACGGTGCAGATGTATGCAGATATACATATTCTTTCACCGTTACTTAGATCTCGGGAATTCTTCTTCCTGCGGTACTGTGTGCAAGTTGATGTAGGTGCATGGATCATAGCAGATGTCTCATTTGATTCCTCCAGATTCCTTCATTCCCTCACTTGGAAGCTTCCCTCTGGATGCTTAATCCACGACATGAACGATGGATATTCCACCGTTAGTGTTAATTATTATTACTTACTatcatattaatttaatttatcacatTTTTTATGCTATACTATGTATGAAAACTTCTcttgaaaatgatattaaattAATATTGGCATAGATTACTTGGGTGGAACATGTGGAAATAAGTGACAGTATCCAAACGAATCCGATTTTTAGAGACCTAGTTTGTAGCAACAGTGCATTTGGAGCAGAAAGATGGATTCTGACACTCGAAAGGATGTGCGAGAGAATTGCATTCGCCTCAATGAACATGATGCCTAGTTGTGACAGTGGAGGTTAGTTTATATATAATTGATGATCCACATATATATAGCTAATGAATAATTAAGTATTTTTCAATTGTGGTTTTTTCTTTACAGTGATTGCTTCACCTGAAGGACGAAAGAACGTGATGGAATTTTCTGAGAGGATGGTAAAGCTCTTCTGTGGGTCTCTGGACATGTCAGGTAACATGGAGTTGCAATATGGGAAGAACAACAATGGTGTAAGAGTTGGTATTCGAAGAAGTATAGAGGCTGGTGTGCCTAAGGGCTTGATTGTCACTGCATCTATCTCCCTTTGGCTTCCTCTCTTGCCACAAGCACTCTTTAACTTTTTCAAAGATCCATCAACTAGACAACAggtaataataaattaaacaataataatctttaatttttcttttcttttatttgataGCCATCCAAAATGATCCTTTTTTCTTTGGGAACAAAAATTGTAGTGGGATGTTCTGTGCCATGGAAATCCAGTGACTCAGATTCAGCGCATCTCAAATGGAACTTTTTCTGATAACTTTACAACAATTCTTCGGGTACGTATTTTCAATTAGGGCTTTTATTTCATATATAAATCGTCAATTCTATTGTGACTATAACTTTGTTAATAAATTTTGCCTAACTTACTTTTTAtagtaaattttgattttttaaaaattatttactgttatatcttttaaattaaatattattttttaacattTTCTAATGGTGAAAACTCATgtgtagtcgacttcacgtgaagttaatattTGAGAACCGTTAAATAAGTTGaatgatttaactaaattttcatctaacggctttcaggtgtcaacttcacgtgaagtcgacttcatctgaatttttacttttttttttaataaatagacaCTACCTTTTAGTCACCATAGCATTCACCTATATAAATATCAACTAGGGCTAGCTAGATACCTTTTTATTACTATTGTCTAaataagcaataaaaataaattctaaattgATGatccatgatgatgatgatgatgtatgtGGTGCAGCCTTATATTCCTACGGAGAACAACACGCTTCTTCTCCAAGAATGCTGCACGGATTTCTTGGGAAGCGTGGTGGTGTATGCTCCGGTTGATGTTGGCACAATAACTGCGGCAATCAACGGAGAGGACACCACCACGATGCCTATTCTCCCCTCCGGCTTCACCATATGCGGAGATGGATCTCCTCCGCGAGGAGCTTTCTTTGGCTGTGCGCTTCCAGAATCGAGACATTACGGTGGCTCCATACTAACGGTGACCGTACAGGTGCTAGTTAGTAACCAAAATGCGGTGGGGCAGTTCAACATGAACACCGTTGATGCTGTCAATGGACTCGCAGCCACCACTGTCAAGAAAATTAAAGCCGCCTTCAAATGTCCCTGATGATAATGAGTTGGTTTAATTCGTCTTTTTTTCTTTGGACATTGTTTAATTCGTCTTTTAATTAActgttattgttgtttaattttgGGCCAATAAACCAAGTACTTGTGGCTTTCATTTAAACTTCTTGACAGCTATCATTTGAACTTATAATTTGCTTGCCAAGTTCGATGAATGTGGAACCAGAAATTGCAATcaattactttctttaaattccCTAGCACATGGATGACggaaaataatattttatgagtttaattttaatatattaataatttaaaatatttNNNNNNNNNNNNNNNNNNNNNNNNNNNNNNNNNNNNNNNNNNNNNNNNNNNNNNNNNNNNNNNNNNNNNNNNNNNNNNNNNNNNNNNNNNNNNNNNNNNNNNNNNNNNNNNNNNNNNNNNNNNNNNNNNNNNNNNNNNNNNNNNNNNNNNNNNNNNNNNNNNNNNNNNNNNNNNNNNNNNNNNNNNNNNNNNNNNNNNNNNNNNNNNNNNNNNNNNNNNNNNNNNNNNNNNNNNNNNNNNNNNNNNNNNNNNNNNNNNNNNNNNNNNNNNNNNNNNNNNNNNNNNNNNNNNNNNNNNNNNNNNNNNNNNNNNNNNNNNNNNNNNNNNNNNNNNNNNNNNNNNNNNNNNNNNNNNNNNNNNNNNNNNNNNNNNNNNNNNNNNNNNNNNNNNNNNNNNNNTTATGTCAGAAGAAAATAttcaaatatattttaatatttattaattatcataTAAAAAGACCTAATGTTTTAACGGTCAATAACGGTTAAAAAGAATGTATTTGAGTGTATTAATAGGTCCCTTATTTTTTGCTCCGCGAACATTTTCGtccttgaccattgaaaaatacttttaagtcactgaccttcacaaaacttggacagaccagtccctgacggagacatttggacggatcagtccttgACGGGaacatttggacggagggactgatctgtccaagttttgtgaatgtcaaggacttaaaagtatttttcaatggtcaaggacgaaaatgtccgcggaaCAAAAGGTTGGGAacttatttatcattttctctctttttaattAATAGTTACTTAATTATAAAGAACAAacttattgataatatttttattaatttccaATTATTATTGATTGTAAAAAAACAGCCATGCCAATAAAACATTATCAATAAAGCctttttttgataattaaatgCCTGTCAAAAATGCTTTTAAACCATCTTCTAatcattttagattttttttttacaacTAGCAATGGTAAAATGTAccttattaaaataattacttttaatggctattaaaattatttatttttcttgtataGATTATCCTAACATTGGAAACATTATATTAATGTTGTTATACGCctatatattttttctaaaatCTAATTACCTTTGGTTGTCTATCTATAATGCGATACCACTTGTGCATACGTATATCTTTTGCCCAAGGTGTGGTGGGGATTTTTTTTATTGGAATAATTTTTAGTAGATACAAAACTTTGAGAATTTAATTTTATAGACACACTTGTAGTTGGAATAGAAATACATGAATCAATCCGTtgaaataaagaaaaatcaaaatttgAATAGTAGTGTTTAGTTGCAAAATTTAANattttaataaattaatagtataatattatcaacCGATTAGATATCTCATCACATGGATTATTTATTGATGAAAGACAACGACTAACCACTTCACAACCTTGCACACTAAGCTTTTAATTATTGATTCTTGTGTCTCATTACTACTAcaacataaacattaatattatgTATGCGTTGTCCGATTAACTATAAGAGGAATGATTGGTGAAGTAGATGGTATTAGGTATGTATAATTAAGAATTTTGTTATTATGTGACTTAAGGATATAAATTAAacatatcataaaaaaaaattatttttgtaataaataacattaaaatatttttttatgatacgTTTAATTTATGTACTTAAGACACATAATAATAAAActttataattaataataaatttaattatatctTGATCCTGCTGCCGATTGGTCGTGCTTTACACATGGCCTCCAAAGGAATTAGTTTTGGTGTGGCTGCTCCTTCATCCTCCCTCATATCAATCTCTTCATTCTCTACTAATGTTTTCCATTCAAAGCACTGAATCAATAATCCCAAAGTTAAGCCCATTGTACGATACGCTAACCCTAATCCAGGGCAAGCTCTCCTTCCCAATCCAAAAGCAAGTAGCTTATTAGCTTCTCCATCTTTTTCAAACCTCTCAGGGTTAAAACATTCGGCATCATCACCCCAAATTTTAGGATCTCTATGAATAGTCCATGCACTAGTCAATACTATAGTGCCACGTGGAATTGTGAATCCTTCAATGTTGCACTCATCTGAAGATACATGAGGCAATAGCAATGGGCCTGGAGTGTACAACCGAAGTGTCTCATAGATAATGTTTTGAAGGTATGGAAGATTTGGAATGTCTGACTCATCTATTAAACGATCGCTGCCTACCATGGTATCTAATTCATTCATTGCTTTCTTGAATATTCCCGGATGATTTAATAGAGCAGCTAGTGCCCACTCCATAGTCACAGCTGTTGTGTCCGTTCCACCAATCAGCATATCCTACACACAATTCAAATCAAGTTGACTAACATTTACTTATTAGCTAGCAAGATTTATTTTAATAGAAATATTTGGTAACAAGAGAAAgttaaaatcagttattaattattgtaataattaatgaatgataaaataaaataaattttggctattttttttatctttttaatattatcattattttaATAANNNNNNNNNNNNNNNNNNNNNNNNNNNNNNNNNNNNNNNNNNNNNNNNNNNNNNNNNNNNNNNNNNNNNNNNNNNNNNNNNNNNNNNNNNNNNNNNNNNNNNNNNNNNNNNNNNGTCAATAtttaatacaataaaaaaaattcagaatttttaaaaataagaacattcaaaattcaattaaaaaatatttaaaattcaaactcaacaaattaaaaacTCATCTTTAATGTGTTTTGTACTAAATTTATTTAGCAATTTACTATAGTATTAGTTGAAATTAGTTGCTATAGTATTAATATTTTAGTGATACTTTAGTAGAAAAGGCAGTTAAAAATTTCAGGGTTAAAAATTTGTTTGTAAGCAGTTGgatatattttgttaaattttatattttatatatacgtTCCTATATATACACGTTGTATTcacattaaataaaaatttaagcaCATAAATTGACTGAAAATATACACATTCATATGATATCTTTTAATTTATGAGTGTTGATTACAATACATTATCTAATGCAACTTATTAAAGTCACGtttgttctctctctctctctctctctctctctctctctcgcaacTTATTAATACAATTTATGATCTCTTTTAATGCAACTTATTAAATAATCTAATACAAAACACCTGTCTACATCTCAATTATATATTATCTTTACTTAAAAGATTATTTTAACTATTTTCTTTCGAAAGAAAAACCCTAAACGAATATAGATGTACCTGAATAAGCCCTTTGATGATAATATCAGAGTAGTACTGAGGCTGCAATTTTTGCTGAGTTAGGAGATTCCCAATCATGGTTTTCTTATTATGCTCCCCATTACGGTGCTCATCAATTAGACCCTGCAAGAATTTATCGGCACTCTTGTTAACCCTCTTCAGCCTTTTCTCCAAACCGTCGAAGTCAAACCACCGTAGTAACGGGAAAAAGTCAACCACCTTGCTTGCACCTATCAACGACAGTATCTCCGCGATGGTCTCCCTGAATTTCATGGCTTCCTCGGTATCCGCCACGTCATTGCCGCTATCATCGTCCCCGTAGTACCTCTTCCCGGAGATCATTCTCATCATGCTGTTGAACGAGATCTTGGAAAGCCATGGCCTCAATTTAACCCTAGTGAACTCCGTGCAGGTTTGCTCAACCAAATTCTTTATCACTCTCAGGGTTTCATCTTTGCGTGTTTCCGCGAAGGAGTTGATGCGATGCGTGGAGAGGATCTCGGTGGTGGCAATGCGGCGAAGGTTCCGCCAGTGATCGCCGTAGGAGGAGCAGCCCAAGCTGGTGCAGTCGTAAAAGAGGTGCTTTCCAACGAGGTTACGGGCTCTGTTGGCTAAAACGATGTCGTACTTGGTGAAGCATTGTTGAGCTAGGGTTTGGGAGGAGACAACAACAACAAGCTGTGAACCAATCCAAAGGGAGAAAATGTGGCCGTAGGTTTGTGATAGGGCGTGGAAGGAGCGGTGGAATGGGGACTTGAGGTGGTGGAGGTTGCCGATTATCGGAATGGTGGGTGGACAAGGTGGAAGGTTCAAGGAACTTGTTTTTCTGAACAAGAGCTTATTGAGAGTGAATACCAACAAAGCAAGTGAGAGGAGGGAGTAATAGATAAAGTGCAATGCTGCCATTGTTGCTTAATTACTACTATTATTATTAGTTTGTATACTAATGTTTTCTCTTAATTTAGCCTTATATAATCTGCTTGGATTGCCTCCTTGCTCTTTATAGCTATCCAATAAGAGACAAGGACACCTACACAAAGATTTCGGGGGCGCCATAATTATTAATTGGAGAATAAAATTCGGACACTTTATAATAAAAGATTATTCTTTCAATATAGCTTTTATTTGTATTAAATATATTTCTAATGgttaattttttgaataaaattagaactaattcaataacaattttacaaaaataatttttaacacaAGTAAATTAGATATAATTGTCATGTATTATTACTgaattagttttaaattttttaaaaatttagttgctAAAAGTATATTttgatgtaaataaaaaatttcaaaaaaaaaattaaaacaaaataaaaattaagaatattttaaaaatttttaacaaattttaaaaataaaaaatatactttatttataaaataattttaaattattattttttaaatagacTTTAGATGTGCActactttttattaattttggtagtgtaaattttaaaatttttaatgaacAATAGCTCCTAACTAGATCAATTAAATATAATGACTAATCCTTTGGATTTATAGGTACGGTTGGTTTAATAATGTTATATGAAGAAAAAATTttcaatataaatatataataattgattATAGAGCTTACAGTGTCAATTAAATTTCCAGAAGGGGCTCTTGAGATTGACGTCGTGCACCAAAATCATCATTGATAttttaattgcattaattatGTCCTTGAGATTGGAAAAATTATACTATAGTGGTCTTTGACCCGTTTTCCGTTAACAACGCGCTGACGTGGCTTGATGACGTGAACAtttggtgacacgtgtcacctcaTGGTTTGGCCACGTGTAACAGTATGATGACGTGTCAGTCAACAGCATGTGGCATGCTGACATAGACatgtatgccacgtgtcacaatgctatttAGTCATGTGTCAGATTATGCCACGTGTCGCAATGCtatttgtccacgtgtcatccactaTATCATCGTTACATGTGCATCAAATTGGTCCCTTACTTTGcatcaaatgactcattttagtccttaaaattgaatgtcgtgcaccaaattagtccctttatcagttttttctcattcttttataaatttaaaaatttcaatatttttttatacactaattttaattatattttttattatacatattttataataaattttttaattaataatgttaACTTGTATCATTAGTGTACATGTTAACTAAAACCAAAACTTTATTATTGCCTCTTGTGTTTATTTGTATCTGCTTTAATATTGTTCAAGTCATGGTTATAATAAATACTTATATTAATTAATAGTGTAATATATGAAAAAATCGCCTCACAAGTTATAGATAAAATGAATTATTATAATCGACAGTATAAatctatctttttaatttagTGAAAAGTTAATTATATGGGAAATCGGACATTCTTAAAATGGATGggaataataaatttatattagTTAATAAGTGCCTTATCAagtattcctaaaatatttattaaagtgttaaatattaaaaaaattatattaaggaATATTATTAGGCAACTACTCCCATGAAGATGCCAAAAACATTTTCTCATGATGATCTTTGTTTAAAAAGTGTAACTTATTTATTTAGCAACACTTTAAATAAAGGTAACacttttacttcaaataaaatcAAGCCCTACAATCTATCATCCAATGGTCAAAATGATGTATCTTCACATGATGATAATCATTAAATTTTTATTGGAGTAGCTACCATATTATTATACTCTTAACTTACACTATTTATTAAATCAATATCAATATGTCACAtaattcttttaataaaatattgtagaaaaaaattgtataattaaaactaatattttaaaaatattttataaaaatacttgtatttaaataacttctaaaaagacaaaattaaaattagtgtattcaaatatataatgagaattttaagtttataaaaaaatgagaaaaaattgatgaagagactaatttggtgcacgatattcaatttcagggactaaaacgAGTTATTAGATGCAAAGTAAGGGGACCAATTTGGTGCACATATAACGATGACAtagtggatgacacgtggacaaataGCATTGCAACACGTGACATAATCTGATACGTGAcaaaatagcattgtgacacgtggcatacccATCCACGTCAGTGTGCCACGTGTCGTTGACCAACACATCATCATACCGTTACACGTGATCAAACTAtgaggtgacacgtgtcaccaaaAGTCCACGTAATCAAGCCACGTCAGCACGCCGTTAATAAAAAACGGGTGAATAACTACTATAGTACAATTTTTCTAATCTCAGAAACGTAATTAATGCAATTGAAatttcagggacgattttagtCTGTCTTATTTTGATATTCACatgatattattttaaaatattaaatattattcgTGTGTGCAGTGTTACTTTATTAGAAGACACAATTAATATGTAACTGCTTTAGGTTTGAA contains the following coding sequences:
- the LOC107631472 gene encoding homeobox-leucine zipper protein HDG8-like; translated protein: MGELLASYNIIGADQVVSPVQLSSVLSSLASSGSITTPTPTPTPTPTPTAAIPCLIDPQIETSLCQRFHSLCRQNTTPTPPQGAQSSNSIIRPFNGDRDHQDMIPAQSAAATPSAVAVAEVVSFFTEEEIVRMKEAATKAVDEVARLLRMNEPFWFRSTVDGNFILQRQSYDGVFHNVGLKCEARREASKDSRVVAMSGRKLVDMFLDSEKWVSIFPTMVKKADTIEVLNTGLPQTRSGALQLMYADIHILSPLLRSREFFFLRYCVQVDVGAWIIADVSFDSSRFLHSLTWKLPSGCLIHDMNDGYSTITWVEHVEISDSIQTNPIFRDLVCSNSAFGAERWILTLERMCERIAFASMNMMPSCDSGVIASPEGRKNVMEFSERMVKLFCGSLDMSGNMELQYGKNNNGVRVGIRRSIEAGVPKGLIVTASISLWLPLLPQALFNFFKDPSTRQQWDVLCHGNPVTQIQRISNGTFSDNFTTILRPYIPTENNTLLLQECCTDFLGSVVVYAPVDVGTITAAINGEDTTTMPILPSGFTICGDGSPPRGAFFGCALPESRHYGGSILTVTVQVLVSNQNAVGQFNMNTVDAVNGLAATTVKKIKAAFKCP
- the LOC107631471 gene encoding isoflavone 3'-hydroxylase; this encodes MAALHFIYYSLLSLALLVFTLNKLLFRKTSSLNLPPCPPTIPIIGNLHHLKSPFHRSFHALSQTYGHIFSLWIGSQLVVVVSSQTLAQQCFTKYDIVLANRARNLVGKHLFYDCTSLGCSSYGDHWRNLRRIATTEILSTHRINSFAETRKDETLRVIKNLVEQTCTEFTRVKLRPWLSKISFNSMMRMISGKRYYGDDDSGNDVADTEEAMKFRETIAEILSLIGASKVVDFFPLLRWFDFDGLEKRLKRVNKSADKFLQGLIDEHRNGEHNKKTMIGNLLTQQKLQPQYYSDIIIKGLIQDMLIGGTDTTAVTMEWALAALLNHPGIFKKAMNELDTMVGSDRLIDESDIPNLPYLQNIIYETLRLYTPGPLLLPHVSSDECNIEGFTIPRGTIVLTSAWTIHRDPKIWGDDAECFNPERFEKDGEANKLLAFGLGRRACPGLGLAYRTMGLTLGLLIQCFEWKTLVENEEIDMREDEGAATPKLIPLEAMCKARPIGSRIKI